A window of Companilactobacillus allii genomic DNA:
TGAAGATGGAACCTATAGCTTGTTGAAGAATGCTGAAGTTCAAGATGATGATATGTATTTTAAACTTATAAGAATTGTTCGTGCCGAATTCAAGTCATGTATTGAGCAAACTACAAAAGAGGGGGAGAAGTTGGTATGAAAAACTTTTTAGATATATTCTTATGGGTGATTTTTCCATACCTTTGTCTTGGTTCGTTCATCTTTGGAACTATCGGACGTTTTGCAATTTTTGGTGCAAATGTAACTGCTGAATCTAGTGAATTACTTGAAAAGAAACAACTAATGGTTGGAAGTATTCTCTTTCACATTGGGATTATCTTTGTTTTTGCTGGACACGTTGTAGGTGTTTTGATTCCTAAGTCATTTACCGACTGGCTAGGAATTCCCAATGAAGTGTATCATATAGGCGCACTTGTAATGGGTGGAGTTGCCGGATTCATGGCATTAGCTGGAATGATGATCTTATCTTATCGACGCTTCAGCAATAAGCGTGTTTTCAGAACTAGTTCATTCAGTGATCTAATGGTCAATGTATCATTTTTGATTATTATTGTTCTTGGATTAAGTGCCTCATTAATTGATGGAGCAATCTTACATCCAGAATTTAATTACCGTTTGAATCTGTCAATTTGGGCAAGACAAATATTTGCTTTCCATCCTGATTATCACTTGATGCTTAAAGTTCCAATTATGTTTAAGATACATGTGATATGTGGATTCATTATTTTTGGATTCTTCCCATATACAAGATTGGTTCACGCACTGGCATTACCTTGGCAATACATCTTTAGACGTCCAATAGTCTATCGCAGGAAACCAAGGGCTTAATTAGATAGTGGGAGATAATTATTATTAAGAAGCAACAAAATAAAATTGTGATGAGTATAGCGTTGTTAACGCTAATTATATTGGTAACTGTTTCAATGATGATTGGTAGATATGATTTGTCGTTTTCTGAAGTTCTCAAATATTTTACAGGACAAGCCAACTCTTCTTCAGCATTAATTTTGAAGCTTAGATTCATTCGAATTATAGCAGTAGTATTAGTTGGCGCGGGTCTTTCTATGGCTGGCGCCACTTTTCAATCTGTCTTTGGAAACGGATTGGCTTCGCCAAATCTTTTAGGTGTTTCTACCGGTGCTAGTGTTGGTGCTGCGATAGCGATTCTTAACGGTAAATCGATTTATTGGATTGAAATAAGTGCTTTTTTGATGGGTATACTAACAGTATTTTTAACTTTATCAATTAATCGAATCCTTCACAGTGAATCAAATATCACTTTGATTTTATCGGGAATTATCATGTCAGGATTGATGCAGTCACTATTGGGATCAGTCAAGTATATTGCTGATCCAGAGGACCAATTACAAAGTATTGTTTATTGGGAATTGGGGAGTTTTATGAAAGTAGACTCACAATCGCTAATATCGGTAGCACCCATATTAGTAATAGGAATAATTTTTCTTTTGATGACGCGCTGGAGATTGAATGCATTATCATTAGATACAAATACAATAAAGACAATTGGAATAAATCCAACAATCAATCGTAATTTGATGATTTTATTTGCCACATTACTGACTGCTGCATCCGTTTGTTTATGCGGTGTTATTGGGTGGATCGGTTTGGTCGTTCCACATGTTAGTCGTAGTATTGTGGGTGAGGATAACCGATATGCACTACCAATGACAGCAATCACTGGCGCTATTTTACTATTGATTTCGGATACATTGGCTAGAAGTATTTCAGTTAATGATATTCCATTGAGTATTATTACTGGCTTTATTGGCGTTCCAATCTTTATTGTGATACTTGTTAGGAGAAAAAATGTTGGAATCTAGGATCATTACAGAAAACTTGTCATTTGCATATAAGAATAAGTCGATCATTGGAAATGTTAATTTGAATGTTGATCCTGGACAAGTTCTGGTAATTTTAGGACCGAATGGAATTGGTAAGAGTACTTTATTGAATTGTTTGAGTGGAGTTTTAACAAAATATAACGGAAAAATCAGTGTAAATGAAAAAGATTTAAGTGAGTTGACTACTAAGAATCTATCACATCAAGTGGCTTTGGTCAGTCAAGGTGTAAGTATCAAATCTAGTTTGACTTTGTTTGATTATTTGCTCTTAGGACGTACGTCTTTTCACTCGATATTTGAGCAGCCAGATGAACATGATGAGAAGGTTGTTGCAAATGTTATTGAAGAGATCGGCTTGATTGATTATCGTAATATTAGTCTTCAAAATATGAGTGGTGGTCAAAGACAGCTGGCGATAATTGGTCGTGCATTGGCACAAGAACCGGATATATTGATCATGGATGAACCCACCTCTGCTCTAGATTATAAGAATCAGACGGTAGTATTGAAGTTGATTCGTGAACTATCAAATAAAGACATTTCAATAATCATGAGTACTCATGATCCTAATCAAGCTCAAATTATTGGTGATGAAGTCGGATTACTAATAGATAATAAAACTTATTTGCAGGGATCAACGAATGAGATATTAAATGATAAGAATTTATCTAAACTCTATGGAACTTCAATTTTATCGACTTATAATGAATCAGTGAATAGGAAAATATTTGGAATAGGGATGGATTAAGTATGAGAAGGAAACGAAATATTGTTGTTTTACTTTTGGGGCTATTAGTCTTTTTCATTAGTGGAATAACAACACAAGCTGCTTCAACGAAAACAATTGTTGATAATACTGGTGCTCCAGTAAAAATACCAAAGAAAGTTAATAAGATTGCGGATCTTTGGCATGCTAATAATCCGATATTGTTGATGCTTGGGGGAGAGGATAAGTTAGTTGCTACCACAAAACTAACTCATGATAATGCTTTATTAACTCAACTGTATCCTAAGGTTAAAAAACAAGCAGTCCCATTTAATGGTGAGGATTTTCAGATTGAGGAATTGGTCAAACAAAAGCCAGATGTAGTCATTAGTTCTGATACTTCACAGATCAGTGAATTGAAGAAGAACAATATTCCAGCTGTTAATTCGATGTTTCAAGACTTTGGTGGTTTGAAGAAAACGGTTACTTTGACTGCTAAAGTAGTTGGTACCAAAGATGCGAAGAAAAAGGCCAAGAAATATAATAAGAAATTGAATTCAGATATAAAACAAGTTAAAAAACGTGTCCGTAAGGATAAATCAAAGCCCAGCGTGTTACATATTGTTAATACTAGTGATCTAAGTAAGGTCGATGGTAAAGATACTATTGTAGATGAATGGTTAAAGATTGCTGGTGGTAAAAATGCCATTAAAACTAAGGGCAATATGATTAACGTTTCTGCTGAAGAAATTATTAAGGCTAATCCAGATGTCATAATCATCGGTGGAACTACTAATAAAAAAGCTTTGAAGCTGCTCAAAAAAGATGATCGATTCAAATCTTTGAAAGCGGTTAAAGATAAAAAGGTGTATGGTAATCCGACAGGTATCTTTATGCTAGACAGATACAGTGCTGAAGAAGATTTACAAATTTGGTGGGCAGGTAAAATACTTCACCCCAAACAAATGAAAGATGTAAATCTAAACCATAAATTCAAGTCATTTTATAAGGAATTTTTTGATTATGAATTCAGTAATAAAAAAATAAAGCAGATTATTAATGGTGAGGTTATCAAGTGAAAATAGAAATAACACAAGAACCCATCAATACTGAAAAGCTCACACAGAGTTTGATCCATAGTGAGTATGGAGGAGTTGATATTTTTATAGGTAATATTCGTCGATTTACTGATGATATTGAAACCGAAAAAATTGAGTATACTACTTATAAGAAAATGGCAGAAAAAGAAATGCAAAAGTTAGCCGACAAGGTACTCTCAAAGGGCATGGATGTGGTGATGGTTCACCGTATTGGTGAATTACAACTTGGTGATATTGCTGTGTTTATTGGCGTATCTGCACCACACAGGGCTGAAGCATTTGAAAACTGTCAGTTCTTAATTGATGAGTTGAAGAAGACAGTTCCGATTTGGAAAAAGGAATATGATCGTGACAAAATTCGTTGGGGAGGTTTAGAAGATTGAAAGTAAAAATGTTTTCTATCTTGGCTGAAGAAATAGGTCCGACACTAGAAGTAGATTTGAACGATAGTTTCTATTCAAGGGATGTTAAAGAATCAATTATTAAAAAATATCCTGATTTAAAGAACATCATAGATCAATCTTTGGTAGCTATTGATGAAGAATATGCGGATGAATCGCTATTTTCATTAAATAGTGTAGATGAAATTGCTTTGATCCCACCAGTCAGTGGCGGCTAATATAAGGGGGGCTTTATAATGGAAAGTAAATCTAAATCAATAATTGCTTTGGCCATGGGTACTTTATCCATGATGATTTGTTTTATGGTTTGGCTGAGTTTATCGCCGTTAGTTGGAGTTATTCTTTCACATAATGGAATTGAGTTAAGTGAATTTCAGCGAACATTCTTGTTAGCAACACCAATTTTATTAGGTTCAATTATGCGTATCCCAATGGGAATCTGGAGTGATAAATTCGGTGGCAAGAAAGTTTACATTATATTAATGCTGTTCTTGATCATTCCTGTGCTTATGGTTCCTAGAGTCAATTCATTTGGAATGATGATAGTTGCTGCATTGCTACTTGGTATGAGTGGGACGTCATTTGCAGTTGGTATTTCGTATGTTACCGGCTTTTTTCCACCAGAAAAACAAGGATTAGTCCTTGGAATTGCCGGTGTTGGTAATATCGGTACTGCGTTTTCATCGTTCTTTTTCCCAAGAATGGAGAAGGTATGGGGATTAAACAGTGTATTTTATACATTGATCATCTTATTAATTATTTTTGTATTATTGATGTTCTTTATAGCTCCAGAATCAAACAAAAATGAAGATGCTAGTATGCTCAAGTCTTTGGCTGTTGCTAAAGAAAAGGATACTTGGTACCTTGCATTGTTCTACTTTCTAACATTTGGTTTATTTATGGCTATGACTAACTTATTATCAACTTTTATGGTCAATTTATTTAATAGTAGTTTAATAGATGCTGGATTATGGGCAGCAATATTTGCTGTTATTGGTACATTGACACGTCCATTGGGTGGTTATCTTTCAGATAAAATTCGTCCGATGACACTTTTAAAGTATGATTTTGTCGCAATTACTGTTTCTGCAATAATTTTAGGGATTTTCCTAAAGACACAGGCCATTTTTCTTATTATGATGATAGTAATAGGTGTCTTAGTTGGATTAGGTAATGGAATTATTTTCAAGATGGTTCCGTTCGTGTCTGACAGTAACACTGGTGCCGTTACAGGATTTGTTGGCGCTATGGGTGGACTAGGTGGATATTTCCCACCAATTATCCTGGGTGTGATTAAACAGGCTACTGGCACTTATGAACTAGGGATATATTTAATCGCTGTATTTGCTATAATATGTTTAGTATTACTACAGAGAGTATATATTTCTGGAGAACACAAAATTGTTAAGTAATGGAATTGAGGTGCAACTTTATGAGTGAGAATGAACAAACAGAGAAAAAAGAAAATGCCGTTATGGAGGCACTAGAGGATGTTATTGACCCAGAACTTGGAATCGATATCGTTAATCTAGGCTTGATATATGGGATTGAGATCAAAGATAATCTTTGTACCGTGACTATGACATTAACAACTATGGGATGCCCATTAAGTGATATGATTTCTAACGATATCCATAATGCCGCTGAATCAGTTGAAGGTGTCGATTCGTGTGACATCAATTTGGTTTGGTATCCAATTTGGGATATGAGTAAAATGAGTCGTTTTGCCCAAATTGCACTTGGTATTGGTGGTTAACATTTGAGAGCGTGACAAAACACGTTCAGTTTTCGTTTATAAGTCCAAAGAGCCGGTATTTACGTAAGTAAATATCGGTTTTTTGGACTTATAGGGAGAAAATTGTGTTTTGTCACGCGTTTTCATGTTCATTAGATTTTTTCTAATAATCATGGTGCGTTTTTTAAATGAAAGCGGTAATATATTTAATATAGCAAAATTTTACAATTATAACGGAGGACTATTCCATGAGTAAAGCAACTGAATATTTGAAACATGTTTATGAAGTAATTGAAAGAAGAGACCCTGATCAATTGGAATTTCTAGAGGCAATTCATGACTTCTTCCAAACAATGACACCTGTATTTGAGAAACATCCTGAGTATATTGATGCTAATATCTTGGAAAGATTGACTGAACCGGAACGCGTAATTCAGTTCCGTGTTCCATGGCTTGATGATGCAGGTAAACCACAGGTCAACCGTGGCTTTAGAGTGCAATTCAATTCAGCTATTGGACCATACAAAGGTGGATTGAGATTTCACCCATCAGTAAATTTGAGTATTGTTAAATTTTTAGGATTTGAACAGATTTTTAAGAATGCTCTGACTGGACTACCGATAGGTGGTGGAAAAGGCGGTTCAGATTTTGATCCGAAGAATAAATCAGATAATGAAATTATGCGCTTTTGTCAAAGTTTCATGACAGAGTTAAGCAAGTATATCGGTCTTGATACTGATATTCCAGCTGGTGATATTGGTGTTGGTGGCCGTGAAATAGGGTATTTATATGGACAATACAAGCGACTTAAGGGTGCTGATCGCGGTGTATTGACTGGTAAAGGACTGACTTATGGTGGTTCGTTAGCTAGAACTGAGGCCACTGGATTTGGGCTAGCTTATTACACAGAGGAAATGTTAAAGGCGAATAAGTCTGACATATCTAATAAAAGAGTTGTGGTGTCTGGTAGTGGTAATGTTTCTGTTTATGCCATTCAAAAAGTTGCTGAATTAGGTGGTAAAGTTATCACTTGTTCAGATTCAAATGGTTATGTTGTTGATGAGAATGGAATAGATCTCAATGTTGTTAAGCAGATCAAAGAAGTAGAACGTGGACGTATTAAAGAGTATGCAGACCGTGTTTCAAGTGGTAAATATTATGAGGGTTCCATTTGGGATGCAAAGTTGAAGTATGATGTTGCTTTACCATGCGCCACTCAAAATGAGATTGATGGTAAACAGGCCAAGTTGATGATAAATAACGGGGTCATGGCTATTGCAGAAGGTGCAAATATGCCAAGTGATATTGAAGCAATTAAAGTTTATCAAGATAATGGATTGTTATATGGCCCAGCTAAGGCAGCTAATGCAGGTGGTGTAGCTGTTTCTGCACTTGAAATGAGCCAAAACAGCATGCGTCTGAGCTGGACTTTTGAAGAAGTCGACGATAGATTGAAACAAATCATGAAAGATATCTTTACTGAATCGGTCGATGCAGCTAAAAAGTACAATATTAATGGAGATTATTTGAGTGGGGCTAATATCGCTGGTTTTGTTAAAGTGGCTGATACCATGATTACTCAAGGTCTTGTTTAATCAATGTCATAGTTGGAATTTATAAAAGTGATTATTTTTTTATGATTTTTAATGTTTTGTTATCATATAGATGTAATACTTAAAAGGGAGAGTAAAAATGGCAAATTTAAATGGTTTAACTGATACATACACACTCAGTAATGGTGTAAAAATTCCTATTGTTGGGTTCGGAACTTGGCAAACACCAGATGGTGATGTTGCTAAAGAAAGCGTTAAAGCTGCGATTGAGGCTGGATATCATCATATTGATACTGCTGCAGCCTATGGCAATGAAGATAGTGTAGGAGAGGGAATTAAGGCTTCAGGAATTAAACGTGATGACTTATTCTTGACTACAAAGTTGTGGAATGATGATCATGGATATGATTCAACTAAAAAAGCACTTGATCATTCATTGTTAGAATTAGGTGTAGATTATGTTGATCTATATTTGATTCACTGGCCAAATCCTATTAAGTTCCGTGATAATTGGAAAGAAGTTAACGCAGAAACTTGGCGTGCAATGGAAGAAGTACTTAAAGCCGGTAAAACACGTGCAATTGGTATTTCAAACTTCCGTCCACAACATATGGATGAACTCTTGAAGACTGCAACAGTTACACCAATGGTTAATCAAATTTTCCTTAACCCAAGTGATCTCCAACCCAAGGTTGTCGCTTATAACAATCAACACAATATTTTGAGTGAAGCTTATAGTCCACTTGGCACTGGAAAAATCTTCCAAGTTGAAGAATTGAAAGAGATGGCAACACGTTATGGTAAGTCAGTTGCACAATTAGTTTTACGTTGGTCACTACAACATGGATTCTTGCCACTTCCTAAGTCAGTACATGCCGATAGGATTAAGGAAAATGGTCAAATCTTTGATTTTGAAATTTCTAGTGATGATATGCTAACTATCGATGGATTGCACGGACTTGCAGGAATTGCTAATGATCCTGATACTGCTAATTTCTAATAGAGTTTGAAAAAACGCGTTCAATTTTTGAGTATAATGCAAAATAAGTAGATATTCACGTAAGTGGATGTCTACTTATTTTTTTTTTATTAAACAGGAAAATTTGCATTTTTCCACACGTTTCCACTGTAAATTTGAGTAGAAACGAAGTTTATTACGATTTCTTTTTGACTACAACAGTTGATTTCGCTTCTTTATTTAAAGTGGCATTTTTAACTAATTGATAAATTGTAGCGGCAATCGGAACACCGAGTAACATTCCAATGATGCCAGCAACCCCACTACCAATAGTAATGGCAGCAAGAACAAAGATTCCTGGTAATCCAATAGAACCACCAACGACACGTGGATAGATAAGATTACTTTCAAGTTGTTGCAAGATGATGATATATACAACAAACAAAATTCCTTGAAGTGGTGAAGTGACTGCTATAAGAACAAATCCAACAGCACCACCTATCCAGGCACCGATCATTGGAACTAGAGCTGTTATACCAACTAGAGCACCAATTGATAAAGCGTTTGGAAATTTAAAAATCCACATGCCCAATGCACATAGTGTACCAAGAATGAAAGCTTCGATAACTTGGCCACTTATGAAACTAGAAAATGCTTTGTCGGCTACTCCAATTACATAGTATGTTTTTTTCATAATTTTTTTGGGGACAAATGTGTTCAGTACACGATTAATTCCTTGACCAATTTTTTCTTTACCACTTACCAAATATATTGCAAAGGTAAATGCAAGTATGAAGTTGAAGAGTCCTTTTGATAAACTACCAAAAATATTTATAGAAGAAGAAAATACTCCGGATACGCCAGAAGAAACGAATTTCATCAATTTGGATTGGATACTTGCCCAATCGATCTGGCTTGTCTTAAGTTGGGACGCGATGAGACTTGCTTGATTGGAGTTATTCAGCCATTTATTAAAGTTATTCAAAAGATTCGGAAGACTAGAAAAGAAACTACTAATTGCAGTGATGAATTGAGGTAGTACTAGACGTAATACCCAAGCAATTATGGCGATTATTATCACAATTGATAACAACAAAGCTACAGGACGCCTTGTTCCGATTGCAAATTTATTCTTTGCCTTAGGCCAAAAGCGTTTTTCTAGCATACTACTTAATAAATTTATACAATAAGCCAAGGCTGCACCTATGATAAGTGGTAATGAGATTGAATAAATTATTTTTAACAGGCCTAAAATTTGTCCGGGATATACAAGTAACACTAAAAATATGGCGACTAGGGAACTGTATCTTATTATTTCTTGTTTGGTAAGTTTCATATGTTTTCCTCTCATATAATTGATAATAGTAGTATTAGTTTACCATTCAAGAACATGGACATACTAGAAAAAAACGTGATACCTATAAAGGAATCACGTTTTGACATAATTAAATATTATTTTGTGTAACCATTCATGTGTTTTGTCTTAAAATTCCAAGCATCTTTGATAACTGTATGAACATCATCATATTGAGGTTTCCAATTCAAAACTTCACGTGCTTTACTTGAATCGGCAATCAATGTACTTGGGTCGCCTAAACGACGTGGTCCCATCTTGGCTGGGATTTCTTTTCCGGTAACTTCACGGGCAGCTTCTAGTATCTCTTTATTTGAGAAGCCATTTGAAGAACCTAAGTTAAAGATATTGCTATCATTACCAGAACGTAGATACTCCATTGCTAAACGATGAGCTTCGGCCAAATCTTCAACGTGCACATAATCACGAACATTTGTACCATCTTTAGTATCATAATCATCACCAAAAATAGTTAACGTATCACGTTGACCTGCAGCAGTTTGCAATACAACAGGGATCAAGTGAGTTTCAGGATTATGATCTTCACCAATCGTACCGTCAGACTTTGCGCCAGCAACGTTGAAGTAACGTAGTGCAACGAACTTGATTCCATAAGCTACATCTGACCAATGCATGATCTTTTCCATGGCCAATTTACTTTCACCATATGGATTAGTTGGAATTGTAGGATCTGTTTCCTTGATTGGAATGTGCTTTGGTTCACCATAAGTTGCGGCAGTTGAAGAGAAGATGATATGTGAAACACCAAAGTCTTTCATTACTTCTAGCAATGAAATCATACCGTAAGTGTTGTTATCAAAGTATTTTAGAGGGTCTTTCATAGATTCAGGAACAACTGAAAAAGCCGCAAAATGAATAACGTCTGTGATGTCTTCGTTTTGGAATAACTTAATAAGGAATTCCTTGTCACGAATATCACCTTGATAAAATTTTGCTTTGTCGTTCACGGCTTCACGATGGCCAGTAGCTAAATTGTCTGCTACAACAACGTCGTAATCCATGTTGCATAAATGATCTACAGTGTGAGAACCGACATAGCCAGCACCACCAAGTACAAGAATACTCATATAATTACCTCCGATTTTGATTTACTTTCTATTATACCGTATTATTATAGAATAGTTTTATTAGGTTAAGCTCAATTTAAAAATTTCACATTTTCTGTGTTATGCTTTAATATATCTTTATGGATTAAAATATGCTTGAATGGAATGAAGGAATATGAAGAAATTCTTTTCTATATTTGGAACTGTGTTATTAATATTAGTAGCATTGGCTCTGATTTTTAATGAACCGATTAAAGAATATGCAGTTAGTCGTATTTCTGATTATCATTTGTCATCTTTGACCTCTTCTAAAGTGAAAAAAAATGAAAAAAAAGATGGCGAATTTAATTTCCAAAAAGTTAAACCATTAACGGCAACACAAGTGGCTAAAGCTTCCGTCAGCAATGATGCGGCGGTAATTGGGAAAATGGCTGTACCTTCAGTTGGTTTGTATCTTCCTATTGTAAAGGGATTAAGTGATGATTCTCTTTCAACTGGTGGCGGTACAATGAAAAAAGACGAAAAAATGGGGCAAAACAATTATGCACTAGCCGGTCATTATATGACTAATAAGGGTGCTTTGTTCTCACCACTCGAAAATTCTCAAATTGGTGATAAAGCATATATTACCAATATGAAACGAGTTTATACTTATAAGATTTTTTATAAAAAAATTGTTCCACCAACCGCGGTGTACTTGTTAGATGATACCAAAGGTCAAAAACTTTTAACATTGATAACTTGTGCTGACGGTGGTACTAATCGTTGGGCTATTCAAGCCACATTAGTAAGTAGTGTTCCAGCAAATAAAGCGACACTTTCAGTATTCTCTAAATAAGTCATGTTGTGGCTTATTTTTTTTTTTGAAATACTGTTATAATGATTTAGTTAGTAGGTGATGTAGTGGTATTAATCAATTGGGAAAAACGAAAAAATCCCACTAAAGAAGAGATTTCAAATTTTTCATCTGAAAATGATGTAAGCCAAATTCTTGGTGAATTATTAATGTCTAGAGGATTAACAAAAAAGGCCGATATCGGTGACTTTATTCATACTGATATTGCTGGTTTACAAGATCCGTTTGGATTACATGACATGGATAAGGCATTAGATATTATTGATCAAGCCATTCAAAATGAAAGTAAAATCGCCATCTACGGAGATTACGATGCTGATGGTGTTACCAGTACTTCTATTATGAAATTGACACTGCAGAGATTAGGTGTGAAGCCGATATTTTATATTCCGGATCGTTTCAAAGATGGATACGGTCCTAACTTAGATGTATATAAATTCTTGGCTGATCAGAATATTGATTTGCTTATTACTGTAGATAATGGTGTTAGTGGTAAAGAACAGATTAAGTATTTGAAGGATCGTGGCATTAAAGTCATTGTTACAGATCATCATGATTTACCGGATGAATTGCCGGAAGCAGACGCAATCGTCCATCCAACTATCCCAGGATTTGAGTATACGTGTCCTTATCTTTCTGGAGCTGGAGTTGCATTCAAAATTGCTGATGCATTACTTGGTGATGATGCTTTAGATTTGATTGATATAGCCGCCATTGGTACTATTGCTGATTCTGTGCCACTATTAGGTGAGAACCGTGTCATTGTTACAGAGGGCTTGAAACGCATGGCTGACAACAAGCATGTTGGTCTAAGTGCATTGATCGAGAAGTGTGATCTTAAAATCAATCAAATGACAGAAGAAGATATTGGTTTCAAAGTTGCTCCTAGAATCAATGCATTGGGACGCTTAGCAAATGCTTCTTCAGGAGTTGAATTGTTGACTACTGGGGATGAATCGTTTGCTAAAGAGATTGTTGATGAAACAGAAGACATTAATAGTAAACGACAAGACTTAGTCGCCTTTGCTTTTGATGATTCACAGGTACAAATTAAGGAACAAAAGAATAGTGGTGTCTTGGTTCTTAAAAGTGATAAGTGGCATCAAGGTATTTTAGGAATCGTTGCTAGTAGGGCCGTTGAACAAGAACATAAGCCAACACTGGTTCTTCAATATGATGAGGATTCTGGATTGTACAAAGGTTCTGGTAGAAGTCCTGAGGGATTCAACTTATTTGATGCATTGAATGCTCATAAAGAATTATTTGCAGGTTTTGGAGGACATGCACAAGCCTGTGGCTTTTCAATCGGTAAAGATGAATTAGAAAAACTAGTTCCTTTGTTGCAAACGGAACCAGAAAAGCAAAACTTTGATCCAACTGGTCCAATGACTAAGTTATATGATCTGAATCTTAATATTAGTGATTTGAATTTTGATTTGATTAAAGAGATTGATCAATTAGCTCCGTTTGGAATGGGTAATCCTAAGCCAGTAATTAAGTTATCTAATGTGTCGTTATCAGAGCCTAGATCAATCGGTAAAGATGGTACTCATTTGAAGACTGATGTCGTTGACAAAAATCATAAAATCGGTGCCATTGGTTTTGGAATGTATTCAAAGATTGATTCTTTAAATACGAATGCTTGTGACGTTTATGGTGAGCTAGGAGTCAATGAATGGCGTGGACGTAAGAACTTGCAGTTGATGTTGGATGATTTTCAGGCATCCGCTGAGGGTATGAAAATTAACCAGATGAGTGATATATATATTGATTATCGAAATAAACAAATATCTGGTTCGATTTTGAATAAATTCGATGCAATAGTCTTCTTCAATGAAACTTATTATGAGGCTGCTAATCGAGCACATCCACAAGTTAAG
This region includes:
- the recJ gene encoding single-stranded-DNA-specific exonuclease RecJ translates to MVLINWEKRKNPTKEEISNFSSENDVSQILGELLMSRGLTKKADIGDFIHTDIAGLQDPFGLHDMDKALDIIDQAIQNESKIAIYGDYDADGVTSTSIMKLTLQRLGVKPIFYIPDRFKDGYGPNLDVYKFLADQNIDLLITVDNGVSGKEQIKYLKDRGIKVIVTDHHDLPDELPEADAIVHPTIPGFEYTCPYLSGAGVAFKIADALLGDDALDLIDIAAIGTIADSVPLLGENRVIVTEGLKRMADNKHVGLSALIEKCDLKINQMTEEDIGFKVAPRINALGRLANASSGVELLTTGDESFAKEIVDETEDINSKRQDLVAFAFDDSQVQIKEQKNSGVLVLKSDKWHQGILGIVASRAVEQEHKPTLVLQYDEDSGLYKGSGRSPEGFNLFDALNAHKELFAGFGGHAQACGFSIGKDELEKLVPLLQTEPEKQNFDPTGPMTKLYDLNLNISDLNFDLIKEIDQLAPFGMGNPKPVIKLSNVSLSEPRSIGKDGTHLKTDVVDKNHKIGAIGFGMYSKIDSLNTNACDVYGELGVNEWRGRKNLQLMLDDFQASAEGMKINQMSDIYIDYRNKQISGSILNKFDAIVFFNETYYEAANRAHPQVKLIMYNDSFSGQNVLVYDRPHNLDLFKEFISKNSFEHVALYFHTDLTSRYLGPDMSAMKNFLKYLYTHQNVKADGMELVAEYLQYKKSDIDFYLKVFLELDFVKIVDGFVEKANASQQRELIESPTYLKRLQRNDVEKILIESDFDSLLSWISDFCHS